In Thermoproteota archaeon, one DNA window encodes the following:
- a CDS encoding Kae1-associated kinase Bud32, with the protein MKLLKKGAEGDLFLTKWNEKKSILKIRKKKDYRITQLDEKIRKQRTIHEAEIISKVKEFGVPAPLIYRVNLSQFSILMQFIDGKTVGQLPHKLIVEKCKQIGNVVGTLHNNGIMHGDLTTSNFIYSKRKIFLIDFGLSIKTDKPEDHAVDLRLFKEILNSAHAKVIDSAWKNFLSGYKNTIGASRFSKIIHLVSVIESRGRYATVV; encoded by the coding sequence ATGAAATTACTCAAAAAAGGAGCCGAGGGGGACCTTTTTCTTACCAAATGGAATGAAAAAAAATCAATACTCAAAATTCGCAAGAAAAAAGACTATAGAATTACACAGCTTGATGAAAAAATTAGAAAACAAAGAACAATTCATGAGGCAGAAATAATTTCCAAAGTCAAAGAATTTGGCGTGCCTGCACCATTAATCTACCGAGTAAACCTTAGTCAGTTTAGCATTTTGATGCAGTTTATTGATGGAAAGACAGTAGGACAACTTCCACATAAATTGATAGTGGAAAAGTGTAAGCAAATTGGAAATGTTGTTGGAACTCTACACAATAATGGTATAATGCATGGTGATCTTACTACATCTAATTTCATTTATTCTAAGAGGAAAATCTTTCTAATTGATTTTGGACTATCAATCAAAACAGACAAACCAGAAGACCATGCTGTAGATCTTAGACTGTTTAAGGAAATTCTAAACAGTGCTCATGCAAAAGTAATTGACTCTGCATGGAAAAATTTCTTGTCTGGATACAAAAACACTATTGGTGCTTCGAGATTTAGCAAAATTATTCATCTTGTTTCAGTAATAGAGAGCCGAGGTAGATATGCGACAGTCGTATGA
- the rdgB gene encoding RdgB/HAM1 family non-canonical purine NTP pyrophosphatase translates to MRQSYDLMFASSNKNKYNEAKEILATFNIALGFYKCELEEIQSDSLKKIASHKSQNAFSKCKCPVIIEDDGLFIDALNGFPGPYSSYVFKTIGNKGILRLTCSDRKAKFTSIISFSDEKNSSKIFEGTILGKISQKALGTGWGYDPIFIPEGETKTFAQLENKNILSHRHKSLEKFAKWFGKRVSIAR, encoded by the coding sequence ATGCGACAGTCGTATGATTTGATGTTTGCTTCTTCAAATAAAAACAAATACAATGAAGCAAAAGAGATCCTTGCAACTTTTAACATTGCCTTGGGATTTTACAAATGTGAATTAGAAGAAATTCAATCTGATTCATTAAAAAAAATTGCATCACATAAATCACAAAACGCATTTTCAAAATGTAAATGTCCAGTTATTATTGAAGATGATGGACTTTTTATTGATGCATTAAATGGATTTCCTGGTCCATATTCATCATATGTCTTTAAAACAATTGGAAACAAAGGAATTCTGCGCTTAACATGTTCTGATAGGAAAGCAAAATTTACTTCTATCATATCTTTTAGTGATGAAAAAAACTCTTCAAAAATATTTGAAGGAACTATTTTAGGAAAAATTTCACAAAAAGCATTAGGAACTGGTTGGGGTTATGATCCAATCTTTATTCCAGAGGGAGAAACAAAAACATTTGCACAGCTTGAAAATAAAAATATTTTATCCCATAGACACAAATCATTAGAAAAATTTGCTAAGTGGTTTGGTAAGCGGGTATCCATCGCTCGATGA
- a CDS encoding 4-demethylwyosine synthase TYW1, which translates to MSCSGEIIEEEELIQIKPNVMQQLKKAKYGVSDHSTVELCHWTKKSFKNEGDCYKHKFYGISTHRCMEFSPAGMHCENRCVYCWRPMEFYDSLAMEPEKVAEPEQILTKLMEEREKLIMGYYGDKRNDKQRLDESRLPSHYAISLSGEPTMYPKLPELIKYLKSLKNTKSIFLVTNGQEPDMIQRLADEDALPTQLYLSTNAADYDSFLKINRPRYDDSWERWNKTLGMLKHLDTRTVLRITLIRDYNNINEMIPSFAKMINESSPNFIEIKSYMHIGRSRNRLERDNMLEFNEVEQFSKELVQQSKMFSIMDVSTISRIVVLQNMERFIERWIPAYQTT; encoded by the coding sequence GTGAGTTGCTCAGGAGAAATTATTGAAGAAGAAGAGCTTATTCAGATTAAGCCAAATGTAATGCAACAACTAAAAAAAGCAAAGTATGGAGTCTCAGATCATTCTACTGTAGAATTATGTCATTGGACAAAAAAATCATTCAAGAATGAGGGAGACTGCTACAAACACAAGTTTTATGGAATCTCTACACATAGATGCATGGAATTTTCTCCTGCTGGAATGCACTGTGAAAATAGATGTGTATACTGTTGGAGACCAATGGAATTTTATGATTCGTTAGCTATGGAACCAGAAAAAGTTGCAGAGCCAGAACAAATCCTAACAAAGTTGATGGAAGAGAGAGAGAAGTTGATCATGGGGTATTATGGGGATAAAAGAAATGACAAACAAAGATTAGATGAGTCTAGATTACCAAGTCACTACGCAATTTCATTGTCTGGTGAACCAACAATGTATCCAAAATTACCAGAGTTAATCAAATATCTAAAATCACTAAAAAATACAAAATCAATTTTCTTAGTTACGAATGGTCAAGAACCAGATATGATTCAAAGATTAGCTGATGAAGATGCTTTACCAACACAGTTGTATCTTTCAACTAATGCAGCTGATTATGATTCATTTTTAAAGATTAATCGTCCCCGATATGATGATTCATGGGAAAGATGGAACAAAACATTAGGAATGCTAAAACATCTTGATACACGAACAGTTCTTAGAATAACTCTAATTCGAGATTACAATAACATTAACGAAATGATTCCTAGTTTTGCAAAAATGATTAATGAATCAAGCCCAAACTTTATAGAAATTAAATCCTACATGCACATTGGACGCTCACGCAACAGGTTAGAACGAGATAATATGCTAGAATTTAATGAAGTAGAACAATTTTCTAAAGAACTTGTACAACAAAGTAAAATGTTTTCCATAATGGATGTAAGCACTATATCAAGAATAGTAGTTTTACAAAATATGGAACGATTCATCGAGCGATGGATACCCGCTTACCAAACCACTTAG
- a CDS encoding tRNA (adenosine(37)-N6)-threonylcarbamoyltransferase complex transferase subunit TsaD produces MLCLGVESTAHTFSCAVLEKNNKKGKILSDIRKIYRPPEGAGIHPREASRHHIENSAQVLQDALQKADVSISDLDIIAYAAGPGLGPCLRVGAIVARSLASYYKIPIYPVNHALGHIELGKLLTGSKNPLVLLVSGGHTMLLALTYGKWRVFGETLDITLGQLLDQFGRSLGFSSPCGKQIESLALQTNLYESLPYSVKGNDVSFSGLLSATKSLIPKGKEIACFSLQETAFAMISEAVERALAFTQKKELMVVGGVAANKRLSQMLHQVCKRQNCKFYVVPLEYAGDCGSQIAWTGLLESTTKSGAKLDETFVRQSWRLDSVEISY; encoded by the coding sequence ATGTTATGTTTAGGCGTTGAAAGCACTGCACACACATTTTCTTGTGCTGTTCTTGAAAAAAATAATAAAAAAGGAAAAATTCTCTCTGATATAAGAAAGATCTATAGGCCACCGGAAGGTGCAGGTATACACCCTCGCGAAGCATCTAGACATCACATTGAAAATAGCGCACAGGTTTTACAAGATGCATTACAAAAAGCAGACGTATCGATCTCTGATTTAGATATCATTGCATATGCTGCAGGGCCTGGACTAGGGCCATGTCTACGCGTTGGTGCAATAGTTGCACGTTCCCTAGCATCATATTACAAAATTCCAATTTATCCTGTTAATCATGCACTAGGACACATTGAGCTAGGAAAGCTACTAACCGGATCTAAAAATCCATTGGTACTATTGGTTTCTGGTGGACATACAATGTTGCTTGCATTGACATATGGCAAGTGGCGCGTATTTGGTGAAACACTTGACATTACGTTGGGACAGCTATTAGACCAATTTGGTCGCTCACTGGGATTTTCATCACCATGTGGAAAACAAATTGAATCATTGGCTCTTCAGACAAACTTGTATGAATCACTACCTTATTCTGTCAAAGGAAATGATGTTTCTTTTTCTGGATTATTATCTGCAACAAAGTCTCTAATCCCTAAAGGAAAAGAAATCGCATGCTTTTCATTACAGGAGACTGCGTTTGCAATGATCTCTGAAGCAGTAGAGCGCGCATTGGCATTTACACAGAAAAAAGAGCTAATGGTTGTTGGTGGCGTAGCTGCAAATAAGCGGCTCTCACAGATGCTTCATCAAGTTTGCAAACGACAAAATTGTAAATTTTATGTTGTGCCATTGGAATATGCTGGGGACTGTGGCTCACAAATAGCTTGGACTGGTCTACTTGAATCGACAACTAAGAGTGGCGCAAAATTAGATGAAACCTTTGTTAGGCAATCATGGCGATTGGACTCTGTAGAAATCAGTTACTGA
- a CDS encoding redox-regulated ATPase YchF gives MQIGLLGKANVGKSTFFSAATETSVPIGNFPFTTIEPNVGVTHIKTDCACKHFGISHNSQFCINGTRFVPVKLIDIAGLVPDAHKGKGLGNQFLDDARQADALIHVVDIAGTTDIQGQPVSVGSHDPLEDVKFVEEEFVQWFNQILKREWQKISKEIEQKTTKLVEGITKRFSGLGIKDFQVQSVLQHTGLQTKKISEWNDDDLYNFAKELRKITKPILIAANKADLCKDLSVIKKIQDTIVIPCSAESELLLRKASKSGMIEYVTGSEKFTIKENSLNPQQKKALDLVSSVLEKITTTGIQSALNKTVFDLLKFIVVYPVEDETKFTNKDGEIFPDAKLLPLDSTAKELAKIIHADIAKGFLHAIDCKTKQRIGADHKLKNGDVIKIVSSMSRG, from the coding sequence ATGCAAATTGGGCTGTTGGGAAAAGCAAATGTTGGAAAATCAACATTTTTTTCAGCAGCTACTGAAACATCTGTCCCAATTGGTAACTTTCCATTCACCACCATTGAGCCAAATGTTGGGGTGACACACATCAAAACTGATTGTGCATGTAAGCACTTTGGAATTTCTCATAATAGTCAATTCTGTATTAATGGAACGCGATTTGTTCCAGTAAAATTAATTGATATAGCTGGTTTGGTTCCTGATGCACACAAAGGAAAAGGATTAGGAAATCAGTTCTTAGATGATGCAAGACAAGCAGATGCGTTAATTCATGTTGTTGACATTGCTGGAACAACAGACATTCAAGGCCAACCTGTCAGTGTTGGCAGTCATGATCCTCTTGAAGATGTCAAGTTTGTAGAAGAGGAATTTGTACAATGGTTTAATCAAATCCTAAAACGAGAATGGCAAAAAATTTCAAAGGAGATAGAACAAAAAACTACAAAGCTTGTCGAGGGTATTACAAAGCGTTTTAGTGGACTTGGGATAAAGGATTTCCAAGTGCAGTCTGTATTGCAACACACAGGACTGCAAACAAAAAAAATATCAGAATGGAATGATGATGATCTTTATAATTTTGCAAAAGAACTGCGTAAAATTACAAAACCAATCTTGATTGCAGCCAACAAGGCCGATTTGTGTAAAGATTTATCCGTAATAAAAAAAATTCAGGACACGATTGTTATTCCTTGTAGTGCTGAATCTGAGCTCTTACTAAGAAAGGCCTCCAAATCTGGAATGATTGAATACGTTACAGGCAGTGAGAAATTCACAATAAAAGAAAACTCCCTAAACCCTCAGCAGAAAAAGGCATTAGATCTAGTTTCATCTGTATTAGAAAAGATCACTACAACTGGTATACAATCTGCACTAAACAAAACTGTTTTTGATCTCTTAAAATTCATTGTAGTGTATCCTGTAGAGGATGAAACCAAATTTACAAACAAAGATGGCGAAATTTTTCCAGATGCAAAACTTTTACCACTTGACTCAACTGCAAAGGAATTAGCAAAGATCATTCATGCTGATATCGCAAAAGGATTCCTTCATGCCATTGACTGTAAAACCAAACAACGAATTGGCGCTGATCATAAATTAAAAAATGGAGATGTAATCAAGATTGTTTCAAGTATGAGTAGAGGATAA